From one Streptomyces sp. CA-210063 genomic stretch:
- a CDS encoding acyl-CoA dehydrogenase family protein translates to MPDWTTSGMDLPSRGLEFAPVAARYAEQADADRRLPRPVVEKIVEAGFARHFVPARWGGSAGSVTDLLHAVSAVAEGCTSAGWCASVIAGAGRMGAFLPLEGQRELWAKGADTVVVGALMPRGRATVVSGGWRISGEWNYASAVDFSDWALVCALVPLDGREVPWFFALPREDYDVAGTWASAGMRGTGSNSLVADDVFVPAHRGFARQDMITGRGVGSDAPCHTTPLRLVSGLLFGAPALGAARAALRGYAEHVAPSAGDDPAVRTTLARAAIDADGAGLLMERAAKVVDAGRADSLDLVRNPAYCAYAVERVVDLVERLVRAAGSSALSEGNPLERVWRDVHSLGSHVALRFAPTGIAHGARLLETGGSGAQ, encoded by the coding sequence CCGGCGGTTGCCCCGCCCTGTGGTCGAGAAGATCGTGGAGGCCGGCTTCGCCCGGCACTTCGTGCCCGCACGCTGGGGCGGTTCCGCGGGGTCGGTCACCGATCTGCTGCACGCCGTCTCGGCTGTCGCCGAGGGCTGCACGTCCGCGGGCTGGTGTGCCTCGGTGATCGCGGGTGCGGGCCGTATGGGCGCCTTCCTGCCGCTCGAGGGACAGCGGGAACTGTGGGCCAAGGGCGCGGACACGGTGGTCGTGGGAGCCCTGATGCCCCGCGGCCGCGCCACGGTGGTCTCCGGCGGTTGGCGAATCAGCGGCGAGTGGAACTACGCCAGCGCCGTCGACTTCTCCGACTGGGCACTCGTGTGCGCGCTGGTGCCCCTTGACGGGCGTGAGGTGCCGTGGTTCTTCGCCCTGCCCCGCGAGGACTACGACGTCGCCGGGACCTGGGCGTCGGCCGGTATGCGGGGCACCGGCAGCAACAGCCTCGTCGCCGATGACGTCTTCGTACCGGCACACCGCGGTTTCGCCCGCCAGGACATGATCACGGGTCGCGGGGTGGGCTCGGACGCTCCGTGCCACACCACTCCCCTGCGTCTGGTGAGCGGCCTGCTCTTCGGCGCTCCCGCGCTCGGTGCGGCCCGGGCGGCACTGCGCGGGTACGCGGAGCACGTGGCCCCCTCCGCGGGGGACGACCCCGCCGTGCGTACCACGCTCGCCCGGGCGGCGATCGATGCCGACGGGGCGGGGCTGCTGATGGAGCGTGCGGCGAAGGTGGTCGACGCCGGACGGGCCGATTCCCTCGACCTCGTCCGCAACCCCGCGTACTGCGCGTACGCCGTGGAGCGCGTCGTCGACCTCGTCGAGCGGCTGGTGCGGGCGGCGGGCAGCTCGGCCCTGTCGGAGGGGAACCCGCTGGAGCGTGTCTGGCGCGATGTCCACAGCCTGGGCAGCCATGTGGCGCTGCGCTTCGCCCCCACGGGCATCGCCCACGGAGCCCGGCTCCTGGAGACCGGCGGATCCGGCGCCCAGTGA